The Dunckerocampus dactyliophorus isolate RoL2022-P2 chromosome 13, RoL_Ddac_1.1, whole genome shotgun sequence genome window below encodes:
- the kdm1a gene encoding lysine-specific histone demethylase 1A isoform X2, whose amino-acid sequence MDITRCTEKWVKQDKERPPTSSIMLSSKKSDAGSSSSSSSSSAGGAGGDRAPGSDAQVGASISAAMDVKKKERSSPSGESGGAPLPHQGGGPGAMDPDSAEVRRTSRRKRQKVEYREMDESLANLSEDEYYSEEERNAKAEKERKQVIPPPAPPPEEENDSEPEEPSGVEGAAFQSRLPHDRMTSQEAACFPDIISGPQQTQKVFLYIRNRTLQLWLDNPKIQLTFEATAQQLEAPYNSDAVLVHRIHSYLERHGLINFGIYKRVKPLPTKKTGKVIVIGGGVSGLAAARQLQSFGMDVTVLEARDRVGGRVATFRKGNYVADLGAMVVTGLGGNPMAVVSKQVNMELAKIKQKCPLYEANGQAGERCTSVPKEKDEMVEQEFNRLLEATSFLSHQLDFNFLNNKPVSLGQALEVVIQLQEKHVKDEQIEHWNKIVKTQEELRDLLNKMVSTKERAKELHQQYKEASEVKPPRDITAEFLVKSKHRDLTALCKEYDELQELQVKLEEKLQELEANPPSDVYLSSRDRQILDWHFANLEFANATPLSTLSLKHWDQDDDFEFTGSHLTVRNGYSCVPVALAEGLDIKLNTAVRQVRYTASGCEVIAVNTRSATQTFIYKCDAVLCTLPLGVLKQQPPAVQFVPPLPEWKTAAIQRMGFGNLNKVVLCFDRVFWDPSVNLFGHVGSTTASRGELFLFWNLYKAPILLALMAGEAAGIMENISDDVIVGRCLAILKGIFGSSAVPQPKETVVTRWRADPWARGSYSYVAAGSSGNDYDLMAQPITPGPAIPGASQPVPRLFFAGEHTIRNYPATVHGALLSGLREAGRIADQFLGAMYTLPRQATPTAAAAASNPPQAQPAAAV is encoded by the exons ATGGATATTACCAGGTGCACGGAGAAATGGGTAAAACAAGACAAG GAGAGGCCTCCAACATCCTCCATCATGTTGTCAAGTAAAAAATCGGATGCCgggtcctcttcctcctcctcttcatcctcggCGGGTGGAGCTGGAGGCGACAGGGCGCCGGGTTCTGATGCCCAAGTAGGTGCTTCAATCTCAGCCGCTATGGATGTCAAGAAAAAGGAGAGGTCCTCCCCAAGCGGAGAGTCAGGAGGAGCTCCTTTACCTCACCAAGGAGGAGGCCCCGGCGCTATGGACCCGGACTCGGCCGAAGTCCGCAGGACAAGTCGACGCAAGCgacaaaaa GTGGAGTACCGCGAGATGGACGAGAGCCTGGCCAATCTGTCCGAGGACGAATATTACTCAGAGGAGGAGAGGAATGCCAAAGCGGAGAAAGAGCGGAAGCAGGTCATCCCGCCGCCAGCTCCTCCCCCAGAGGAAGAGAACGACAGTGAACCAGAGGAGCCATCGG GAGTAGAAGGAGCCGCTTTTCAAAGCCGCCTCCCTCATGACCGCATGACATCCCAGGAGGCTGCCTGCTTTCCAGACATCATCAGCGGGCCCCAACAGACTCAGAAGGTCTTCCTCTATATCCGCAACCGCACA CTTCAACTATGGCTGGACAACCCCAAGATCCAGCTGACCTTTGAGGCCACTGCACAGCAGCTTGAAGCTCCTTACAACA gTGACGCTGTGCTAGTCCATAGGATACACAGCTACCTTGAAAGGCACGGGCTCATCAATTTTGGCATTTACAAGAGGGTCAAGCCTTTACCAA CCAAGAAGACTGGAAAGGTCATAGTGATCGGTGGAGGGGTGTCCGGCCTGGCTGCGGCCCGCCAACTGCAGAGTTTTGGGATGGATGTTACAGTATTAGAAGCAAGG GACCGTGTTGGAGGCAGAGTGGCCACATTTAGAAAAGGCAACTATGTCGCAGATTTAGGCGCCATGGTGGTGACGGGCCTAG GAGGGAACCCCATGGCAGTGGTTAGTAAGCAGGTGAACATGGAGCTGGCCAAGATCAAGCAGAAGTGTCCGCTGTATGAAGCCAATGGGCAGGCT GGTGAACGGTGCACAAGT GTGCCAAAAGAAAAAGACGAGATGGTGGAGCAGGAGTTTAACAGGTTACTGGAGGCCACCTCCTTCCTCAGTCACCAGCTCGACTTCAACTTCCTCAACAACAAGCCTGTGTCTCTGGGACAGGCCCTAGAGGTGGTCATACA GCTGCAGGAGAAGCACGTAAAGGATGAGCAAATAGAACACTGGAATAAGATTGTGAAGACCCAAGAAGAGCTCAGAGATCTACTCAATAAG ATGGTGTCCACAAAGGAGCGTGCAAAGGAGCTCCATCAGCAGTACAAAGAGGCCAGCGAGGTCAAACCACCTAGAGATATCACCGCTGAGTTCCTGGTGAAGAGCAAGCATAGAGACCTGACTGCACTCTGCAAA GAATATGATGAGTTGCAGGAGCTGCAGGTGAAGCTGGAGGAGAAGCTCCAGGAACTGGAGGCCAACCCACCCAG TGACGTCTACCTGTCCTCTAGAGACCGCCAGATACTAGACTGGCACTTTGCTAACTTGGAGTTTGCTAACGCCACGCCCCTCTCCACCCTGTCACTCAAACACTGGGATCAG GACGACGACTTTGAGTTCACCGGCAGCCACCTGACGGTGAGGAACGGCTACTCGTGCGTCCCCGTGGCTCTAGCGGAGGGTTTGGACATCAAACTCAACACAGCGGTGCGACAGGTTCGATACACGGCTTCAG GCTGCGAGGTGATCGCCGTCAACACTCGCTCGGCCACCCAGACCTTCATCTACAAGTGCGATGCGGTGCTGTGCACGCTGCCGCTCGGCGTGCTCAAGCAGCAGCCGCCTGCCGTGCAGTTTGTGCCACCGTTGCCCGAATGGAAGACGGCCGCCATACAGAGGATGGGCTTCGGAAACCTCAACAAG GTGGTGTTGTGTTTCGACCGCGTGTTCTGGGATCCCAGCGTCAACCTGTTCGGTCACGTGGGTTCCACCACGGCGAGTCGCGGCGAGCTCTTCCTCTTCTGGAACCTCTACAAAG CTCCCATCCTGCTGGCCCTGATGGCGGGCGAGGCGGCCGGCATCATGGAGAACATCAGCGATGATGTCATCGTGGGGCGCTGCCTCGCCATTCTGAAAGGGATTTTCGGCAGCAGCGCGGTGCCTCAG CCGAAGGAAACGGTGGTGACCCGTTGGCGCGCCGACCCCTGGGCGAGAGGGTCGTATTCCTACGTGGCGGCGGGGTCTTCCGGTAACGACTACGACCTCATGGCTCAGCCCATCACGCCCGGGCCCGCCATCCCTGGAGCTTCTCAG CCCGTGCCGCGGCTCTTCTTTGCTGGCGAGCACACCATCAGAAACTACCCCGCCACGGTTCACGGCGCCCTCCTCAGCGGGCTCCGTGAGGCCGGACGCATCGCCGATCAGTTCCTGGGCGCCATGTACACTCTCCCCAGACAGGCCACGCCCACAGCCGCCGCCGCAGCCAGCAACCCGCCTCAAGCTCAGCCCGCCGCTGCCGTCTAA
- the kdm1a gene encoding lysine-specific histone demethylase 1A isoform X3 has translation MDITRCTEKWERPPTSSIMLSSKKSDAGSSSSSSSSSAGGAGGDRAPGSDAQVGASISAAMDVKKKERSSPSGESGGAPLPHQGGGPGAMDPDSAEVRRTSRRKRQKQVEYREMDESLANLSEDEYYSEEERNAKAEKERKQVIPPPAPPPEEENDSEPEEPSGVEGAAFQSRLPHDRMTSQEAACFPDIISGPQQTQKVFLYIRNRTLQLWLDNPKIQLTFEATAQQLEAPYNSDAVLVHRIHSYLERHGLINFGIYKRVKPLPTKKTGKVIVIGGGVSGLAAARQLQSFGMDVTVLEARDRVGGRVATFRKGNYVADLGAMVVTGLGGNPMAVVSKQVNMELAKIKQKCPLYEANGQAGERCTSVPKEKDEMVEQEFNRLLEATSFLSHQLDFNFLNNKPVSLGQALEVVIQLQEKHVKDEQIEHWNKIVKTQEELRDLLNKMVSTKERAKELHQQYKEASEVKPPRDITAEFLVKSKHRDLTALCKEYDELQELQVKLEEKLQELEANPPSDVYLSSRDRQILDWHFANLEFANATPLSTLSLKHWDQDDDFEFTGSHLTVRNGYSCVPVALAEGLDIKLNTAVRQVRYTASGCEVIAVNTRSATQTFIYKCDAVLCTLPLGVLKQQPPAVQFVPPLPEWKTAAIQRMGFGNLNKVVLCFDRVFWDPSVNLFGHVGSTTASRGELFLFWNLYKAPILLALMAGEAAGIMENISDDVIVGRCLAILKGIFGSSAVPQPKETVVTRWRADPWARGSYSYVAAGSSGNDYDLMAQPITPGPAIPGASQPVPRLFFAGEHTIRNYPATVHGALLSGLREAGRIADQFLGAMYTLPRQATPTAAAAASNPPQAQPAAAV, from the exons ATGGATATTACCAGGTGCACGGAGAAATGG GAGAGGCCTCCAACATCCTCCATCATGTTGTCAAGTAAAAAATCGGATGCCgggtcctcttcctcctcctcttcatcctcggCGGGTGGAGCTGGAGGCGACAGGGCGCCGGGTTCTGATGCCCAAGTAGGTGCTTCAATCTCAGCCGCTATGGATGTCAAGAAAAAGGAGAGGTCCTCCCCAAGCGGAGAGTCAGGAGGAGCTCCTTTACCTCACCAAGGAGGAGGCCCCGGCGCTATGGACCCGGACTCGGCCGAAGTCCGCAGGACAAGTCGACGCAAGCgacaaaaa CAGGTGGAGTACCGCGAGATGGACGAGAGCCTGGCCAATCTGTCCGAGGACGAATATTACTCAGAGGAGGAGAGGAATGCCAAAGCGGAGAAAGAGCGGAAGCAGGTCATCCCGCCGCCAGCTCCTCCCCCAGAGGAAGAGAACGACAGTGAACCAGAGGAGCCATCGG GAGTAGAAGGAGCCGCTTTTCAAAGCCGCCTCCCTCATGACCGCATGACATCCCAGGAGGCTGCCTGCTTTCCAGACATCATCAGCGGGCCCCAACAGACTCAGAAGGTCTTCCTCTATATCCGCAACCGCACA CTTCAACTATGGCTGGACAACCCCAAGATCCAGCTGACCTTTGAGGCCACTGCACAGCAGCTTGAAGCTCCTTACAACA gTGACGCTGTGCTAGTCCATAGGATACACAGCTACCTTGAAAGGCACGGGCTCATCAATTTTGGCATTTACAAGAGGGTCAAGCCTTTACCAA CCAAGAAGACTGGAAAGGTCATAGTGATCGGTGGAGGGGTGTCCGGCCTGGCTGCGGCCCGCCAACTGCAGAGTTTTGGGATGGATGTTACAGTATTAGAAGCAAGG GACCGTGTTGGAGGCAGAGTGGCCACATTTAGAAAAGGCAACTATGTCGCAGATTTAGGCGCCATGGTGGTGACGGGCCTAG GAGGGAACCCCATGGCAGTGGTTAGTAAGCAGGTGAACATGGAGCTGGCCAAGATCAAGCAGAAGTGTCCGCTGTATGAAGCCAATGGGCAGGCT GGTGAACGGTGCACAAGT GTGCCAAAAGAAAAAGACGAGATGGTGGAGCAGGAGTTTAACAGGTTACTGGAGGCCACCTCCTTCCTCAGTCACCAGCTCGACTTCAACTTCCTCAACAACAAGCCTGTGTCTCTGGGACAGGCCCTAGAGGTGGTCATACA GCTGCAGGAGAAGCACGTAAAGGATGAGCAAATAGAACACTGGAATAAGATTGTGAAGACCCAAGAAGAGCTCAGAGATCTACTCAATAAG ATGGTGTCCACAAAGGAGCGTGCAAAGGAGCTCCATCAGCAGTACAAAGAGGCCAGCGAGGTCAAACCACCTAGAGATATCACCGCTGAGTTCCTGGTGAAGAGCAAGCATAGAGACCTGACTGCACTCTGCAAA GAATATGATGAGTTGCAGGAGCTGCAGGTGAAGCTGGAGGAGAAGCTCCAGGAACTGGAGGCCAACCCACCCAG TGACGTCTACCTGTCCTCTAGAGACCGCCAGATACTAGACTGGCACTTTGCTAACTTGGAGTTTGCTAACGCCACGCCCCTCTCCACCCTGTCACTCAAACACTGGGATCAG GACGACGACTTTGAGTTCACCGGCAGCCACCTGACGGTGAGGAACGGCTACTCGTGCGTCCCCGTGGCTCTAGCGGAGGGTTTGGACATCAAACTCAACACAGCGGTGCGACAGGTTCGATACACGGCTTCAG GCTGCGAGGTGATCGCCGTCAACACTCGCTCGGCCACCCAGACCTTCATCTACAAGTGCGATGCGGTGCTGTGCACGCTGCCGCTCGGCGTGCTCAAGCAGCAGCCGCCTGCCGTGCAGTTTGTGCCACCGTTGCCCGAATGGAAGACGGCCGCCATACAGAGGATGGGCTTCGGAAACCTCAACAAG GTGGTGTTGTGTTTCGACCGCGTGTTCTGGGATCCCAGCGTCAACCTGTTCGGTCACGTGGGTTCCACCACGGCGAGTCGCGGCGAGCTCTTCCTCTTCTGGAACCTCTACAAAG CTCCCATCCTGCTGGCCCTGATGGCGGGCGAGGCGGCCGGCATCATGGAGAACATCAGCGATGATGTCATCGTGGGGCGCTGCCTCGCCATTCTGAAAGGGATTTTCGGCAGCAGCGCGGTGCCTCAG CCGAAGGAAACGGTGGTGACCCGTTGGCGCGCCGACCCCTGGGCGAGAGGGTCGTATTCCTACGTGGCGGCGGGGTCTTCCGGTAACGACTACGACCTCATGGCTCAGCCCATCACGCCCGGGCCCGCCATCCCTGGAGCTTCTCAG CCCGTGCCGCGGCTCTTCTTTGCTGGCGAGCACACCATCAGAAACTACCCCGCCACGGTTCACGGCGCCCTCCTCAGCGGGCTCCGTGAGGCCGGACGCATCGCCGATCAGTTCCTGGGCGCCATGTACACTCTCCCCAGACAGGCCACGCCCACAGCCGCCGCCGCAGCCAGCAACCCGCCTCAAGCTCAGCCCGCCGCTGCCGTCTAA
- the kdm1a gene encoding lysine-specific histone demethylase 1A isoform X1, whose protein sequence is MDITRCTEKWVKQDKERPPTSSIMLSSKKSDAGSSSSSSSSSAGGAGGDRAPGSDAQVGASISAAMDVKKKERSSPSGESGGAPLPHQGGGPGAMDPDSAEVRRTSRRKRQKQVEYREMDESLANLSEDEYYSEEERNAKAEKERKQVIPPPAPPPEEENDSEPEEPSGVEGAAFQSRLPHDRMTSQEAACFPDIISGPQQTQKVFLYIRNRTLQLWLDNPKIQLTFEATAQQLEAPYNSDAVLVHRIHSYLERHGLINFGIYKRVKPLPTKKTGKVIVIGGGVSGLAAARQLQSFGMDVTVLEARDRVGGRVATFRKGNYVADLGAMVVTGLGGNPMAVVSKQVNMELAKIKQKCPLYEANGQAGERCTSVPKEKDEMVEQEFNRLLEATSFLSHQLDFNFLNNKPVSLGQALEVVIQLQEKHVKDEQIEHWNKIVKTQEELRDLLNKMVSTKERAKELHQQYKEASEVKPPRDITAEFLVKSKHRDLTALCKEYDELQELQVKLEEKLQELEANPPSDVYLSSRDRQILDWHFANLEFANATPLSTLSLKHWDQDDDFEFTGSHLTVRNGYSCVPVALAEGLDIKLNTAVRQVRYTASGCEVIAVNTRSATQTFIYKCDAVLCTLPLGVLKQQPPAVQFVPPLPEWKTAAIQRMGFGNLNKVVLCFDRVFWDPSVNLFGHVGSTTASRGELFLFWNLYKAPILLALMAGEAAGIMENISDDVIVGRCLAILKGIFGSSAVPQPKETVVTRWRADPWARGSYSYVAAGSSGNDYDLMAQPITPGPAIPGASQPVPRLFFAGEHTIRNYPATVHGALLSGLREAGRIADQFLGAMYTLPRQATPTAAAAASNPPQAQPAAAV, encoded by the exons ATGGATATTACCAGGTGCACGGAGAAATGGGTAAAACAAGACAAG GAGAGGCCTCCAACATCCTCCATCATGTTGTCAAGTAAAAAATCGGATGCCgggtcctcttcctcctcctcttcatcctcggCGGGTGGAGCTGGAGGCGACAGGGCGCCGGGTTCTGATGCCCAAGTAGGTGCTTCAATCTCAGCCGCTATGGATGTCAAGAAAAAGGAGAGGTCCTCCCCAAGCGGAGAGTCAGGAGGAGCTCCTTTACCTCACCAAGGAGGAGGCCCCGGCGCTATGGACCCGGACTCGGCCGAAGTCCGCAGGACAAGTCGACGCAAGCgacaaaaa CAGGTGGAGTACCGCGAGATGGACGAGAGCCTGGCCAATCTGTCCGAGGACGAATATTACTCAGAGGAGGAGAGGAATGCCAAAGCGGAGAAAGAGCGGAAGCAGGTCATCCCGCCGCCAGCTCCTCCCCCAGAGGAAGAGAACGACAGTGAACCAGAGGAGCCATCGG GAGTAGAAGGAGCCGCTTTTCAAAGCCGCCTCCCTCATGACCGCATGACATCCCAGGAGGCTGCCTGCTTTCCAGACATCATCAGCGGGCCCCAACAGACTCAGAAGGTCTTCCTCTATATCCGCAACCGCACA CTTCAACTATGGCTGGACAACCCCAAGATCCAGCTGACCTTTGAGGCCACTGCACAGCAGCTTGAAGCTCCTTACAACA gTGACGCTGTGCTAGTCCATAGGATACACAGCTACCTTGAAAGGCACGGGCTCATCAATTTTGGCATTTACAAGAGGGTCAAGCCTTTACCAA CCAAGAAGACTGGAAAGGTCATAGTGATCGGTGGAGGGGTGTCCGGCCTGGCTGCGGCCCGCCAACTGCAGAGTTTTGGGATGGATGTTACAGTATTAGAAGCAAGG GACCGTGTTGGAGGCAGAGTGGCCACATTTAGAAAAGGCAACTATGTCGCAGATTTAGGCGCCATGGTGGTGACGGGCCTAG GAGGGAACCCCATGGCAGTGGTTAGTAAGCAGGTGAACATGGAGCTGGCCAAGATCAAGCAGAAGTGTCCGCTGTATGAAGCCAATGGGCAGGCT GGTGAACGGTGCACAAGT GTGCCAAAAGAAAAAGACGAGATGGTGGAGCAGGAGTTTAACAGGTTACTGGAGGCCACCTCCTTCCTCAGTCACCAGCTCGACTTCAACTTCCTCAACAACAAGCCTGTGTCTCTGGGACAGGCCCTAGAGGTGGTCATACA GCTGCAGGAGAAGCACGTAAAGGATGAGCAAATAGAACACTGGAATAAGATTGTGAAGACCCAAGAAGAGCTCAGAGATCTACTCAATAAG ATGGTGTCCACAAAGGAGCGTGCAAAGGAGCTCCATCAGCAGTACAAAGAGGCCAGCGAGGTCAAACCACCTAGAGATATCACCGCTGAGTTCCTGGTGAAGAGCAAGCATAGAGACCTGACTGCACTCTGCAAA GAATATGATGAGTTGCAGGAGCTGCAGGTGAAGCTGGAGGAGAAGCTCCAGGAACTGGAGGCCAACCCACCCAG TGACGTCTACCTGTCCTCTAGAGACCGCCAGATACTAGACTGGCACTTTGCTAACTTGGAGTTTGCTAACGCCACGCCCCTCTCCACCCTGTCACTCAAACACTGGGATCAG GACGACGACTTTGAGTTCACCGGCAGCCACCTGACGGTGAGGAACGGCTACTCGTGCGTCCCCGTGGCTCTAGCGGAGGGTTTGGACATCAAACTCAACACAGCGGTGCGACAGGTTCGATACACGGCTTCAG GCTGCGAGGTGATCGCCGTCAACACTCGCTCGGCCACCCAGACCTTCATCTACAAGTGCGATGCGGTGCTGTGCACGCTGCCGCTCGGCGTGCTCAAGCAGCAGCCGCCTGCCGTGCAGTTTGTGCCACCGTTGCCCGAATGGAAGACGGCCGCCATACAGAGGATGGGCTTCGGAAACCTCAACAAG GTGGTGTTGTGTTTCGACCGCGTGTTCTGGGATCCCAGCGTCAACCTGTTCGGTCACGTGGGTTCCACCACGGCGAGTCGCGGCGAGCTCTTCCTCTTCTGGAACCTCTACAAAG CTCCCATCCTGCTGGCCCTGATGGCGGGCGAGGCGGCCGGCATCATGGAGAACATCAGCGATGATGTCATCGTGGGGCGCTGCCTCGCCATTCTGAAAGGGATTTTCGGCAGCAGCGCGGTGCCTCAG CCGAAGGAAACGGTGGTGACCCGTTGGCGCGCCGACCCCTGGGCGAGAGGGTCGTATTCCTACGTGGCGGCGGGGTCTTCCGGTAACGACTACGACCTCATGGCTCAGCCCATCACGCCCGGGCCCGCCATCCCTGGAGCTTCTCAG CCCGTGCCGCGGCTCTTCTTTGCTGGCGAGCACACCATCAGAAACTACCCCGCCACGGTTCACGGCGCCCTCCTCAGCGGGCTCCGTGAGGCCGGACGCATCGCCGATCAGTTCCTGGGCGCCATGTACACTCTCCCCAGACAGGCCACGCCCACAGCCGCCGCCGCAGCCAGCAACCCGCCTCAAGCTCAGCCCGCCGCTGCCGTCTAA
- the kdm1a gene encoding lysine-specific histone demethylase 1A isoform X4 produces MDITRCTEKWERPPTSSIMLSSKKSDAGSSSSSSSSSAGGAGGDRAPGSDAQVGASISAAMDVKKKERSSPSGESGGAPLPHQGGGPGAMDPDSAEVRRTSRRKRQKVEYREMDESLANLSEDEYYSEEERNAKAEKERKQVIPPPAPPPEEENDSEPEEPSGVEGAAFQSRLPHDRMTSQEAACFPDIISGPQQTQKVFLYIRNRTLQLWLDNPKIQLTFEATAQQLEAPYNSDAVLVHRIHSYLERHGLINFGIYKRVKPLPTKKTGKVIVIGGGVSGLAAARQLQSFGMDVTVLEARDRVGGRVATFRKGNYVADLGAMVVTGLGGNPMAVVSKQVNMELAKIKQKCPLYEANGQAGERCTSVPKEKDEMVEQEFNRLLEATSFLSHQLDFNFLNNKPVSLGQALEVVIQLQEKHVKDEQIEHWNKIVKTQEELRDLLNKMVSTKERAKELHQQYKEASEVKPPRDITAEFLVKSKHRDLTALCKEYDELQELQVKLEEKLQELEANPPSDVYLSSRDRQILDWHFANLEFANATPLSTLSLKHWDQDDDFEFTGSHLTVRNGYSCVPVALAEGLDIKLNTAVRQVRYTASGCEVIAVNTRSATQTFIYKCDAVLCTLPLGVLKQQPPAVQFVPPLPEWKTAAIQRMGFGNLNKVVLCFDRVFWDPSVNLFGHVGSTTASRGELFLFWNLYKAPILLALMAGEAAGIMENISDDVIVGRCLAILKGIFGSSAVPQPKETVVTRWRADPWARGSYSYVAAGSSGNDYDLMAQPITPGPAIPGASQPVPRLFFAGEHTIRNYPATVHGALLSGLREAGRIADQFLGAMYTLPRQATPTAAAAASNPPQAQPAAAV; encoded by the exons ATGGATATTACCAGGTGCACGGAGAAATGG GAGAGGCCTCCAACATCCTCCATCATGTTGTCAAGTAAAAAATCGGATGCCgggtcctcttcctcctcctcttcatcctcggCGGGTGGAGCTGGAGGCGACAGGGCGCCGGGTTCTGATGCCCAAGTAGGTGCTTCAATCTCAGCCGCTATGGATGTCAAGAAAAAGGAGAGGTCCTCCCCAAGCGGAGAGTCAGGAGGAGCTCCTTTACCTCACCAAGGAGGAGGCCCCGGCGCTATGGACCCGGACTCGGCCGAAGTCCGCAGGACAAGTCGACGCAAGCgacaaaaa GTGGAGTACCGCGAGATGGACGAGAGCCTGGCCAATCTGTCCGAGGACGAATATTACTCAGAGGAGGAGAGGAATGCCAAAGCGGAGAAAGAGCGGAAGCAGGTCATCCCGCCGCCAGCTCCTCCCCCAGAGGAAGAGAACGACAGTGAACCAGAGGAGCCATCGG GAGTAGAAGGAGCCGCTTTTCAAAGCCGCCTCCCTCATGACCGCATGACATCCCAGGAGGCTGCCTGCTTTCCAGACATCATCAGCGGGCCCCAACAGACTCAGAAGGTCTTCCTCTATATCCGCAACCGCACA CTTCAACTATGGCTGGACAACCCCAAGATCCAGCTGACCTTTGAGGCCACTGCACAGCAGCTTGAAGCTCCTTACAACA gTGACGCTGTGCTAGTCCATAGGATACACAGCTACCTTGAAAGGCACGGGCTCATCAATTTTGGCATTTACAAGAGGGTCAAGCCTTTACCAA CCAAGAAGACTGGAAAGGTCATAGTGATCGGTGGAGGGGTGTCCGGCCTGGCTGCGGCCCGCCAACTGCAGAGTTTTGGGATGGATGTTACAGTATTAGAAGCAAGG GACCGTGTTGGAGGCAGAGTGGCCACATTTAGAAAAGGCAACTATGTCGCAGATTTAGGCGCCATGGTGGTGACGGGCCTAG GAGGGAACCCCATGGCAGTGGTTAGTAAGCAGGTGAACATGGAGCTGGCCAAGATCAAGCAGAAGTGTCCGCTGTATGAAGCCAATGGGCAGGCT GGTGAACGGTGCACAAGT GTGCCAAAAGAAAAAGACGAGATGGTGGAGCAGGAGTTTAACAGGTTACTGGAGGCCACCTCCTTCCTCAGTCACCAGCTCGACTTCAACTTCCTCAACAACAAGCCTGTGTCTCTGGGACAGGCCCTAGAGGTGGTCATACA GCTGCAGGAGAAGCACGTAAAGGATGAGCAAATAGAACACTGGAATAAGATTGTGAAGACCCAAGAAGAGCTCAGAGATCTACTCAATAAG ATGGTGTCCACAAAGGAGCGTGCAAAGGAGCTCCATCAGCAGTACAAAGAGGCCAGCGAGGTCAAACCACCTAGAGATATCACCGCTGAGTTCCTGGTGAAGAGCAAGCATAGAGACCTGACTGCACTCTGCAAA GAATATGATGAGTTGCAGGAGCTGCAGGTGAAGCTGGAGGAGAAGCTCCAGGAACTGGAGGCCAACCCACCCAG TGACGTCTACCTGTCCTCTAGAGACCGCCAGATACTAGACTGGCACTTTGCTAACTTGGAGTTTGCTAACGCCACGCCCCTCTCCACCCTGTCACTCAAACACTGGGATCAG GACGACGACTTTGAGTTCACCGGCAGCCACCTGACGGTGAGGAACGGCTACTCGTGCGTCCCCGTGGCTCTAGCGGAGGGTTTGGACATCAAACTCAACACAGCGGTGCGACAGGTTCGATACACGGCTTCAG GCTGCGAGGTGATCGCCGTCAACACTCGCTCGGCCACCCAGACCTTCATCTACAAGTGCGATGCGGTGCTGTGCACGCTGCCGCTCGGCGTGCTCAAGCAGCAGCCGCCTGCCGTGCAGTTTGTGCCACCGTTGCCCGAATGGAAGACGGCCGCCATACAGAGGATGGGCTTCGGAAACCTCAACAAG GTGGTGTTGTGTTTCGACCGCGTGTTCTGGGATCCCAGCGTCAACCTGTTCGGTCACGTGGGTTCCACCACGGCGAGTCGCGGCGAGCTCTTCCTCTTCTGGAACCTCTACAAAG CTCCCATCCTGCTGGCCCTGATGGCGGGCGAGGCGGCCGGCATCATGGAGAACATCAGCGATGATGTCATCGTGGGGCGCTGCCTCGCCATTCTGAAAGGGATTTTCGGCAGCAGCGCGGTGCCTCAG CCGAAGGAAACGGTGGTGACCCGTTGGCGCGCCGACCCCTGGGCGAGAGGGTCGTATTCCTACGTGGCGGCGGGGTCTTCCGGTAACGACTACGACCTCATGGCTCAGCCCATCACGCCCGGGCCCGCCATCCCTGGAGCTTCTCAG CCCGTGCCGCGGCTCTTCTTTGCTGGCGAGCACACCATCAGAAACTACCCCGCCACGGTTCACGGCGCCCTCCTCAGCGGGCTCCGTGAGGCCGGACGCATCGCCGATCAGTTCCTGGGCGCCATGTACACTCTCCCCAGACAGGCCACGCCCACAGCCGCCGCCGCAGCCAGCAACCCGCCTCAAGCTCAGCCCGCCGCTGCCGTCTAA